In Xiphophorus maculatus strain JP 163 A chromosome 15, X_maculatus-5.0-male, whole genome shotgun sequence, the following are encoded in one genomic region:
- the LOC102222604 gene encoding nuclear receptor coactivator 7-like isoform X1 has product MEKRDRKQGYFDRLKRRKQLKPTQPEKSQNEPSPAILSSCDTDPNKKMDLNRVTDKPPAGLGDGCKSNNQAKMEKKKPPGTVEFIVGSDDSINSIALKFNITPNKLVQLNKLFARSVYPGQKLFVPDVSQTETDPKSPAASDASFTNCVSDKPLQDCTQSCRSAKSIRREFSPNSEDESPATVKFIKMSCKYFTDGMGVVGGVLIVTPNNIMFDPHKSDPLVIENGCEEYGLICPMEEVVSVALYDDVSRMQLKDALPSDLPQDLCPVYRPGEWEQLPSERELNPFSRYEALVPKQPIFLDDIESTLSETVSTEGEQTEKSPSDEGFTDLEPTINWNAEETQGSSLITHCRDNYQHVGPNCLNLQEPQDYSPLSRAKGRLDDEEDEGVAQNSSIEDGVSVLSALETEKQGSLQIKPLSQQVAETKDTHPEGAEELLNRVEDKTPRRLSLQEASEVERRSPDRLAEGDRVSEEVRQKKNQESEMRSWLLKRMQVPIEDLLLPSEEKSKNPPMFLCFKVGKPMRKSFATGMTSSPAPSVRVRERQPEYWFAVPQERVDSLYSFFVQWSPDVYGKEAREQGFVVVEKDELDMIDNFFSDPASCSWEIITIDEAKRRQSFSSCDRDSTVDALPMLIDNSDLLQDTHIEKLACRLPARVQGYLWRLVYSTEKHGTSLKTLYRNLLDVDSPVLLVVKDMDEQIFGAFSTHPFRVSEHFYGTGETFLYSFCPEIKVYRWTGENSYFVKGNTDSLQMGGGGGHLGLWLDGELYRGTTTKCATFNNQPLSTQQDFNIHSLEVWTFE; this is encoded by the exons AtggaaaaaagagacagaaagcagGGATATTTTGACAG GCTGAAAAGGCGAAAGCAGCTGAAGCCAACCCAACCAGAAAAGAGCCAAAATGAGCCGAGTCCGGCAATCTTGTCCTCCTGTGACACGGATCCCAACAAGAAGATGGATCTGAACAGAGTAACGGATAAACCACCTGCAGGTCTGG GTGATGGCTGTAAAAGTAACAATCAggcaaaaatggagaaaaagaagccCCCGGGGACAGTAGAGTTCATT GTGGGATCTGATGATTCTATCAACAGCATCGCACTTAAATTCAACATCACCCCGAACAAGCTGGTGCAACTGAACAAGCTCTTCGCCCGCAGCGTCTACCCTGGCCAG AAACTGTTTGTTCCCGACGTgagtcaaacagaaacagaccCGAAGTCGCCGGCGGCTTCTGATGCCTCTTTCACTAACTGTGTTTCTGACAAGCCCTTACAA GATTGCACTCAAAGCTGCCGGTCAGCGAAGTCCATCCGTCGGGAGTTCTCACCAAATTCTGAGGATGAGAGCCCGGCAACGGTTAAATTCATTAAGATGAGCTGCAAGTACTTCACCGATGGCATG GGTGTTGTGGGCGGTGTGTTAATTGTAACGCCCAACAACATCATGTTCGACCCTCACAAGTCGGACCCCTTGGTCATCGAGAACGGCTGTGAGGAGTACGGCCTCATCTGCCCCATGGAGGAGGTGGTCTCCGTGGCGCTGTACGACGACGTGTCGCGCATGCAGCTCAAAGACGCTTTGCCATC AGACCTACCCCAGGATCTGTGTCCTGTCTACAGGCCTGGTGAGTGGGAGCAGCTGCCATCGGAGCGGGAGCTGAACCCCTTTAGTCGTTACGAGGCTCTGGTTCCGAAACAACCCATATTTTTGGATGACATTGAGTCTACCCTTTCTGAAACTG TGAGTACAGAGGGGGAGCAGACAGAAAAGTCTCCATCGGATGAGGGATTTACCGATCTGGAGCCTACTATCAACTGGAACGCTGAGGAGACACAGGGGAGCTCCTTGATAACACACTGCAGAGACAATTATCAACATGTAGGACCAAATTGTCTCAACCTGCAGGAGCCCCAAGACTATTCACCTCTCAGTCGAGCTAAAGGGAGGCTGGATGACGAAGAGGACGAAGGTGTTGCTCAGAACAGCTCCATAGAGGACGGAGTGTCAGTCTTATCTGCCTTAGAGACCGAGAAACAGGGTAGCTTGCAGATTAAACCCTTGAGCCAGCAGGTAGCTGAAACCAAAGATACGCACCCTGAAGGTGCCGAAGAGCTGCTAAATAGAGTAGAAGATAAAACACCCAGGAGGCTGAGCCTGCAGGAGGCTTCAGAGGTAGAGAGAAGAAGCCCGGACAGACTAGCAGAGGGCGACAGAGTCAGTGAGGAGGTGAGACAAAAGAAGAACCAGGAATCTGAGATGAGGTCATGGCTGCTGAAGAGGATGCAGGTTCCAATAGAAG ACCTGCTTTTACCATCGGAGGAGAAGAGCAAAAATCCACCCATGTTCCTGTGCTTCAAGGTTGGGAAGCCAATGAGGAAGTCCTTCGCCACCGGCATGACCTCCAGTCCCGCGCCCTCTGTCAGGGTCCGGGAGAGGCAGCCAGAATACTGGTTTGCTGTTCCTCAGGAGAG ggtGGACAGTCTCTACTCCTTTTTCGTCCAGTGGTCTCCTGATGTGTACGGGAAGGAAGCCCGTGAGCAGGGCTTTGTTGTGGTGGAGAAAGACGAGCTGGACATGATCGACAACTTCTTCAGTGACCCTGCGTCTTGCAGCTGGGAG ATCATCACCATTGACGAAGCCAAACGCAGGCAGAGCTTTAGCAGCTGTGACAGAGACTCTACGGTTGATGCTTTGCCCATGCTTATTGATAACAGTGATCTGCTTCAAGATACACACATTGAGAAG cttGCCTGTCGCCTGCCAGCCCGCGTGCAGGGTTATCTATGGAGGCTGGTCTACAGCACTGAGAAACATGGCACCAGTCTGAAGACTTTGTACAGGAACTTGTTAGATGTGGACAGTCCCGTGCTGCTGGTTGTCAAAGATATGGATGAGCAA ATATTTGGAGCTTTTTCAACTCACCCCTTCAGAGTCAGTGAACATTTCTATGGCACTGGAGAGACATTCCTGTATAGCTTCTGTCCTGAAATTAAG GTGTACCGCTGGACGGGGGAGAATTCTTACTTTGTGAAAGGCAACACTGACTCTCTGCAGATGGGCGGAGGAGG CGGCCATCTGGGTCTCTGGCTGGACGGGGAGTTGTACCGAGGCACCACCACCAAATGTGCCACCTTCAACAATCAGCCACTTTCCACCCAGCAGGACTTCAACATCCACAGTCTGGAGGTGTGGACCTTTGAGTAG
- the LOC102222604 gene encoding nuclear receptor coactivator 7-like isoform X2: protein MEKRDRKQGYFDRLKRRKQLKPTQPEKSQNEPSPAILSSCDTDPNKKMDLNRVTDKPPAGDGCKSNNQAKMEKKKPPGTVEFIVGSDDSINSIALKFNITPNKLVQLNKLFARSVYPGQKLFVPDVSQTETDPKSPAASDASFTNCVSDKPLQDCTQSCRSAKSIRREFSPNSEDESPATVKFIKMSCKYFTDGMGVVGGVLIVTPNNIMFDPHKSDPLVIENGCEEYGLICPMEEVVSVALYDDVSRMQLKDALPSDLPQDLCPVYRPGEWEQLPSERELNPFSRYEALVPKQPIFLDDIESTLSETVSTEGEQTEKSPSDEGFTDLEPTINWNAEETQGSSLITHCRDNYQHVGPNCLNLQEPQDYSPLSRAKGRLDDEEDEGVAQNSSIEDGVSVLSALETEKQGSLQIKPLSQQVAETKDTHPEGAEELLNRVEDKTPRRLSLQEASEVERRSPDRLAEGDRVSEEVRQKKNQESEMRSWLLKRMQVPIEDLLLPSEEKSKNPPMFLCFKVGKPMRKSFATGMTSSPAPSVRVRERQPEYWFAVPQERVDSLYSFFVQWSPDVYGKEAREQGFVVVEKDELDMIDNFFSDPASCSWEIITIDEAKRRQSFSSCDRDSTVDALPMLIDNSDLLQDTHIEKLACRLPARVQGYLWRLVYSTEKHGTSLKTLYRNLLDVDSPVLLVVKDMDEQIFGAFSTHPFRVSEHFYGTGETFLYSFCPEIKVYRWTGENSYFVKGNTDSLQMGGGGGHLGLWLDGELYRGTTTKCATFNNQPLSTQQDFNIHSLEVWTFE, encoded by the exons AtggaaaaaagagacagaaagcagGGATATTTTGACAG GCTGAAAAGGCGAAAGCAGCTGAAGCCAACCCAACCAGAAAAGAGCCAAAATGAGCCGAGTCCGGCAATCTTGTCCTCCTGTGACACGGATCCCAACAAGAAGATGGATCTGAACAGAGTAACGGATAAACCACCTGCAG GTGATGGCTGTAAAAGTAACAATCAggcaaaaatggagaaaaagaagccCCCGGGGACAGTAGAGTTCATT GTGGGATCTGATGATTCTATCAACAGCATCGCACTTAAATTCAACATCACCCCGAACAAGCTGGTGCAACTGAACAAGCTCTTCGCCCGCAGCGTCTACCCTGGCCAG AAACTGTTTGTTCCCGACGTgagtcaaacagaaacagaccCGAAGTCGCCGGCGGCTTCTGATGCCTCTTTCACTAACTGTGTTTCTGACAAGCCCTTACAA GATTGCACTCAAAGCTGCCGGTCAGCGAAGTCCATCCGTCGGGAGTTCTCACCAAATTCTGAGGATGAGAGCCCGGCAACGGTTAAATTCATTAAGATGAGCTGCAAGTACTTCACCGATGGCATG GGTGTTGTGGGCGGTGTGTTAATTGTAACGCCCAACAACATCATGTTCGACCCTCACAAGTCGGACCCCTTGGTCATCGAGAACGGCTGTGAGGAGTACGGCCTCATCTGCCCCATGGAGGAGGTGGTCTCCGTGGCGCTGTACGACGACGTGTCGCGCATGCAGCTCAAAGACGCTTTGCCATC AGACCTACCCCAGGATCTGTGTCCTGTCTACAGGCCTGGTGAGTGGGAGCAGCTGCCATCGGAGCGGGAGCTGAACCCCTTTAGTCGTTACGAGGCTCTGGTTCCGAAACAACCCATATTTTTGGATGACATTGAGTCTACCCTTTCTGAAACTG TGAGTACAGAGGGGGAGCAGACAGAAAAGTCTCCATCGGATGAGGGATTTACCGATCTGGAGCCTACTATCAACTGGAACGCTGAGGAGACACAGGGGAGCTCCTTGATAACACACTGCAGAGACAATTATCAACATGTAGGACCAAATTGTCTCAACCTGCAGGAGCCCCAAGACTATTCACCTCTCAGTCGAGCTAAAGGGAGGCTGGATGACGAAGAGGACGAAGGTGTTGCTCAGAACAGCTCCATAGAGGACGGAGTGTCAGTCTTATCTGCCTTAGAGACCGAGAAACAGGGTAGCTTGCAGATTAAACCCTTGAGCCAGCAGGTAGCTGAAACCAAAGATACGCACCCTGAAGGTGCCGAAGAGCTGCTAAATAGAGTAGAAGATAAAACACCCAGGAGGCTGAGCCTGCAGGAGGCTTCAGAGGTAGAGAGAAGAAGCCCGGACAGACTAGCAGAGGGCGACAGAGTCAGTGAGGAGGTGAGACAAAAGAAGAACCAGGAATCTGAGATGAGGTCATGGCTGCTGAAGAGGATGCAGGTTCCAATAGAAG ACCTGCTTTTACCATCGGAGGAGAAGAGCAAAAATCCACCCATGTTCCTGTGCTTCAAGGTTGGGAAGCCAATGAGGAAGTCCTTCGCCACCGGCATGACCTCCAGTCCCGCGCCCTCTGTCAGGGTCCGGGAGAGGCAGCCAGAATACTGGTTTGCTGTTCCTCAGGAGAG ggtGGACAGTCTCTACTCCTTTTTCGTCCAGTGGTCTCCTGATGTGTACGGGAAGGAAGCCCGTGAGCAGGGCTTTGTTGTGGTGGAGAAAGACGAGCTGGACATGATCGACAACTTCTTCAGTGACCCTGCGTCTTGCAGCTGGGAG ATCATCACCATTGACGAAGCCAAACGCAGGCAGAGCTTTAGCAGCTGTGACAGAGACTCTACGGTTGATGCTTTGCCCATGCTTATTGATAACAGTGATCTGCTTCAAGATACACACATTGAGAAG cttGCCTGTCGCCTGCCAGCCCGCGTGCAGGGTTATCTATGGAGGCTGGTCTACAGCACTGAGAAACATGGCACCAGTCTGAAGACTTTGTACAGGAACTTGTTAGATGTGGACAGTCCCGTGCTGCTGGTTGTCAAAGATATGGATGAGCAA ATATTTGGAGCTTTTTCAACTCACCCCTTCAGAGTCAGTGAACATTTCTATGGCACTGGAGAGACATTCCTGTATAGCTTCTGTCCTGAAATTAAG GTGTACCGCTGGACGGGGGAGAATTCTTACTTTGTGAAAGGCAACACTGACTCTCTGCAGATGGGCGGAGGAGG CGGCCATCTGGGTCTCTGGCTGGACGGGGAGTTGTACCGAGGCACCACCACCAAATGTGCCACCTTCAACAATCAGCCACTTTCCACCCAGCAGGACTTCAACATCCACAGTCTGGAGGTGTGGACCTTTGAGTAG
- the LOC102216654 gene encoding histidine triad nucleotide-binding protein 3-like: protein MEGKTSREFDESCIFCHFAHNRDEETTVLKQDKEFVCFRDIDPVAPHHYLVIPRDHIVSCKSLNRTHIDLVERMAKFGKEVLLDQGITDMENVRLGFHQPPFISVEHLHLHVLAPASQISTSMQYKFTPGTDRFIAERSLRERLKKVSPLTFASFRQYLGF, encoded by the exons ATGGAAGGAAAGACTTCTAGAGAGTTTGATGAATCGtgtattttctgccattttgcGCACAATAGAGACGAAGAAACGACTGTTCTTAAGCAG GACAAAGAGTTTGTTTGCTTCAGAGATATTGATCCTGTTGCTCCTCATCACTACCTGGTTATTCCTAGAGACCACATTGTCAGCtgcaaatcactgaacagaACCCACATTGACCTCG TTGAAAGGATGGCCAAATTTGGGAAAGAAGTCCTCCTGGACCAGGGGATCACTGATATGGAGAATGTAAG GTTGGGGTTCCATCAGCCTCCCTTCATCTCAGTAGAACACCTTCACCTCCATGTGCTCGCCCCGGCTAGCCAGATCTCAACTTCTATGCAGTACAAGTTCACCCCAGGAACTGACCGTTTTATTGCT GAAAGGTCTCTAAGGGAGCGTTTAAAGAAAGTGTCTCCACTTACCTTTGCAAGTTTTAGACAATATTTGGGATTTTAG
- the LOC102222604 gene encoding nuclear receptor coactivator 7-like isoform X3 produces MEKRDRKQGYFDRLKRRKQLKPTQPEKSQNEPSPAILSSCDTDPNKKMDLNRVTDKPPAGLGDGCKSNNQAKMEKKKPPGTVEFIVGSDDSINSIALKFNITPNKLVQLNKLFARSVYPGQKLFVPDVSQTETDPKSPAASDASFTNCVSDKPLQDCTQSCRSAKSIRREFSPNSEDESPATVKFIKMSCKYFTDGMGVVGGVLIVTPNNIMFDPHKSDPLVIENGCEEYGLICPMEEVVSVALYDDVSRMQLKDALPSPGEWEQLPSERELNPFSRYEALVPKQPIFLDDIESTLSETVSTEGEQTEKSPSDEGFTDLEPTINWNAEETQGSSLITHCRDNYQHVGPNCLNLQEPQDYSPLSRAKGRLDDEEDEGVAQNSSIEDGVSVLSALETEKQGSLQIKPLSQQVAETKDTHPEGAEELLNRVEDKTPRRLSLQEASEVERRSPDRLAEGDRVSEEVRQKKNQESEMRSWLLKRMQVPIEDLLLPSEEKSKNPPMFLCFKVGKPMRKSFATGMTSSPAPSVRVRERQPEYWFAVPQERVDSLYSFFVQWSPDVYGKEAREQGFVVVEKDELDMIDNFFSDPASCSWEIITIDEAKRRQSFSSCDRDSTVDALPMLIDNSDLLQDTHIEKLACRLPARVQGYLWRLVYSTEKHGTSLKTLYRNLLDVDSPVLLVVKDMDEQIFGAFSTHPFRVSEHFYGTGETFLYSFCPEIKVYRWTGENSYFVKGNTDSLQMGGGGGHLGLWLDGELYRGTTTKCATFNNQPLSTQQDFNIHSLEVWTFE; encoded by the exons AtggaaaaaagagacagaaagcagGGATATTTTGACAG GCTGAAAAGGCGAAAGCAGCTGAAGCCAACCCAACCAGAAAAGAGCCAAAATGAGCCGAGTCCGGCAATCTTGTCCTCCTGTGACACGGATCCCAACAAGAAGATGGATCTGAACAGAGTAACGGATAAACCACCTGCAGGTCTGG GTGATGGCTGTAAAAGTAACAATCAggcaaaaatggagaaaaagaagccCCCGGGGACAGTAGAGTTCATT GTGGGATCTGATGATTCTATCAACAGCATCGCACTTAAATTCAACATCACCCCGAACAAGCTGGTGCAACTGAACAAGCTCTTCGCCCGCAGCGTCTACCCTGGCCAG AAACTGTTTGTTCCCGACGTgagtcaaacagaaacagaccCGAAGTCGCCGGCGGCTTCTGATGCCTCTTTCACTAACTGTGTTTCTGACAAGCCCTTACAA GATTGCACTCAAAGCTGCCGGTCAGCGAAGTCCATCCGTCGGGAGTTCTCACCAAATTCTGAGGATGAGAGCCCGGCAACGGTTAAATTCATTAAGATGAGCTGCAAGTACTTCACCGATGGCATG GGTGTTGTGGGCGGTGTGTTAATTGTAACGCCCAACAACATCATGTTCGACCCTCACAAGTCGGACCCCTTGGTCATCGAGAACGGCTGTGAGGAGTACGGCCTCATCTGCCCCATGGAGGAGGTGGTCTCCGTGGCGCTGTACGACGACGTGTCGCGCATGCAGCTCAAAGACGCTTTGCCATC GCCTGGTGAGTGGGAGCAGCTGCCATCGGAGCGGGAGCTGAACCCCTTTAGTCGTTACGAGGCTCTGGTTCCGAAACAACCCATATTTTTGGATGACATTGAGTCTACCCTTTCTGAAACTG TGAGTACAGAGGGGGAGCAGACAGAAAAGTCTCCATCGGATGAGGGATTTACCGATCTGGAGCCTACTATCAACTGGAACGCTGAGGAGACACAGGGGAGCTCCTTGATAACACACTGCAGAGACAATTATCAACATGTAGGACCAAATTGTCTCAACCTGCAGGAGCCCCAAGACTATTCACCTCTCAGTCGAGCTAAAGGGAGGCTGGATGACGAAGAGGACGAAGGTGTTGCTCAGAACAGCTCCATAGAGGACGGAGTGTCAGTCTTATCTGCCTTAGAGACCGAGAAACAGGGTAGCTTGCAGATTAAACCCTTGAGCCAGCAGGTAGCTGAAACCAAAGATACGCACCCTGAAGGTGCCGAAGAGCTGCTAAATAGAGTAGAAGATAAAACACCCAGGAGGCTGAGCCTGCAGGAGGCTTCAGAGGTAGAGAGAAGAAGCCCGGACAGACTAGCAGAGGGCGACAGAGTCAGTGAGGAGGTGAGACAAAAGAAGAACCAGGAATCTGAGATGAGGTCATGGCTGCTGAAGAGGATGCAGGTTCCAATAGAAG ACCTGCTTTTACCATCGGAGGAGAAGAGCAAAAATCCACCCATGTTCCTGTGCTTCAAGGTTGGGAAGCCAATGAGGAAGTCCTTCGCCACCGGCATGACCTCCAGTCCCGCGCCCTCTGTCAGGGTCCGGGAGAGGCAGCCAGAATACTGGTTTGCTGTTCCTCAGGAGAG ggtGGACAGTCTCTACTCCTTTTTCGTCCAGTGGTCTCCTGATGTGTACGGGAAGGAAGCCCGTGAGCAGGGCTTTGTTGTGGTGGAGAAAGACGAGCTGGACATGATCGACAACTTCTTCAGTGACCCTGCGTCTTGCAGCTGGGAG ATCATCACCATTGACGAAGCCAAACGCAGGCAGAGCTTTAGCAGCTGTGACAGAGACTCTACGGTTGATGCTTTGCCCATGCTTATTGATAACAGTGATCTGCTTCAAGATACACACATTGAGAAG cttGCCTGTCGCCTGCCAGCCCGCGTGCAGGGTTATCTATGGAGGCTGGTCTACAGCACTGAGAAACATGGCACCAGTCTGAAGACTTTGTACAGGAACTTGTTAGATGTGGACAGTCCCGTGCTGCTGGTTGTCAAAGATATGGATGAGCAA ATATTTGGAGCTTTTTCAACTCACCCCTTCAGAGTCAGTGAACATTTCTATGGCACTGGAGAGACATTCCTGTATAGCTTCTGTCCTGAAATTAAG GTGTACCGCTGGACGGGGGAGAATTCTTACTTTGTGAAAGGCAACACTGACTCTCTGCAGATGGGCGGAGGAGG CGGCCATCTGGGTCTCTGGCTGGACGGGGAGTTGTACCGAGGCACCACCACCAAATGTGCCACCTTCAACAATCAGCCACTTTCCACCCAGCAGGACTTCAACATCCACAGTCTGGAGGTGTGGACCTTTGAGTAG